TCAAGCCGACGCGCATCGAGCATTTCATCTGGTCGCCAAAATGCCGGTGCAGTTCGGCGCGCAGCGCGCTGTTGCCGGCCATGTCGATGAAGGCGACCGGCGCGTCTGAGGGCAGCGATGTCACGCGGTCATAGGTGACGATCTCGTCATAGCAGCCGAGCGAGGTGACGAAAGCGGCATTGCCCGATGAGGTCAGCCCGATCACCTTGCGGCCTCGCGCATGCAGGAGATGCGCGAGCCCGAACGCGGTCTTGCTCGATGCGCTCGAGAGCAGCACGGTGCGCGCGCCAAAATCGTCGTTCTCGGCGAGAAAATCGTCGACCAGGAACGACAGCATGAATAGCGGCCGCAGCAGCGCCTGGTAGTCGCCTTGCTTGCCTGCATAGGCGGGATCGCCGCTGACGCGCGCATAGGCGTTGTAGACGGGCGCGACATTCTGCCGGTGCGCGGCACCGTCGCGCAGGCCGCGCTTGCTGACGTCGGCAGCTTCGATGACGAGATGCGTCGCCATCGGGAAATAGCCGAACAGGCGCTCGCCGACCGGCACGTTCGGATGCCGCGAGGCGATCACATCGCCGAAGCCCCACACCGGAATATTGCCAAAACCCTTTGGCGCGGGAAACAGCTCCCAATATTTCACGGTGTCGCCGAGCACGGCATAGGTGGTGTTGTTGGCAGTGAAGGCGAAGCGGTCGACCTTCACCAGCAGCGCATCGTCCGGCAGCGCGTCGGCTGCGGGAAGCGTCGTTGAGATCGTCTTGCAGTTTTCGAAATCGTCCCGTGCGACGATGAAGTCGGAGGCTGTCATGATGTCGATCCCGGCTCATGCCCGTCCCGGGATCTCAATCGACCACGCGTGCGGGATTTGCAACAGCAACATAGTTTTAAATGCTGTTCGCTCGCCTCCCGTTAGGTCCGGTTCGCCCAGTAGGGATCGCGCAGCTTGCGCTTGAAGATCTTCCCCGTTGCCTCCCGCGGCAGCGCATCCAGGAACTGGACCTCCTTCGGTACTTTGAAGTTTGCCAATCGCTCGCGCAGGAAGGCCTGCACCGCGGCAGCGGAGAGCTGCGCACCTGTCTCCGGTTCGATGCAGGCGCACAGCCGCTCGCCGAACTCAGCATCCGGGATGCCGAACACCGCGCAATCGCGCACGCCGGGCATTGTGATCAGCACGTTCTCGATCTCGGCGGGATAGATGTTGACGCCGCCTGAGATCACCATGTCGCGCTTGCGATCGCACAGGAACAGATAGCCGTCTTCATCGAGATAGCCGACGTCGCCGACGCTGACGAGGCCGTCGCGTCCCGCCTCGGCCCGCGCCTGCGCCTTGCCGTGATAGTCGAAATCCGGCACCGCCGTCTGGCGCATGTAGATCTCGCCGACCTCATTGACGCCGCAGAGGCTGCCGTCGTCGCGAAAAATCTTGACGATGCCGCCTTCGATGGCGCGGCCGACGGTCCCCGGTTTCTTCAGCGCCTCTTCGGCCGAGTGCCACACCGGAATGCCCGTCTCGGTCGAGCCGAAATATTCGTTGATGACCGGTCCCCACCAATCGATCATGGTCCGCTTGATCTCGGAGGGGCAGGGCGCGGCACCGTGCACCACAAAACGCAACGAGGAGAGGTCGTAGCACTGTCTCACGTCCTCGGGCAGCCGCAGCAACCGGACGAACATGGTCGGCACCATGTGGATATGCGTGACGCGGTGGCGCTCGATCAGTGCCAGCAGCTCCTCGGCGTCGAACCGCGCCTGGAGGACGATGGTGCAGCCGCTGCGGAACGCCAGCATGCCGTAGGAGTGCGGCGCCGAGTGGTACATCGGGCCGTTGATCAGCACGACCTGGTTGTCTCGCGGCTTGATGCCATAGGCGATCGCGCCGACGCGCTCGGAGGCGGCCGCCTGTTCGGGCTGCATCGGCATGCGCCGCACGCCCTTCGGCATGCCCGTGGTCCCCGACGTGTAGATCATTGCCGCGGCACGGCGCGGCGGGGCCTGATTTTCCGGATGGCCATCGCGCCAGGGGTCCCAATCGGTCAGTCCCGCCGGGACTTGGGTCAGCTGGGGCGGAACGGCGAAGGTCGCCGCGAGCTCGGGCGGCGTCGCGACGACGAGCAGGCGGACATCCTTGGGCAGGCCCGCGCGGATCTGCGGCAGCAGATCGGCATGGCAGACCAGGATCTTCGCACCGCTATCCGTCAGGATGTAGCGGACCTCCTCGGCCTTGAGATGCCAGTTGATCGGCACCACCGGGCTGCCCAATGCGGCGGAGGCCGCGACCACCTCGAACAGCGCGAAATCGTTGCGCAGCATCATCGCAACCGGTGCGCCTTCGACAAGGCCAAGGGCGCGGATACCGCTCGCCGCGCGCCTGATACGGGCCTGGATCTCGTCGTAGCCGATCCGGCGTTCACCGCTGATGATCATGGCGTGTCCCTTTTCGCGCTCGAGTCTAGCGATCGTCCAGCACGTCGCCGAACCCGACCCAGCTCTTGCCGTTGAAGCGGCGGAGCTGAAGCTGCTGGAACGGCAGATAGTCGTCGGGGCCGGTGGTGACAGACATGCCCGGCAGCAGCAGGGGCAGCTTCACCTCCTTGAGCGAAGCGGCCTGGCGCATGATGTTGCCGCGGCTGAAATCATCCTTGCACGCCTTCAACACCGTCATCAGCAGTGTCGCATAGTGGTAGCCGGCCGCGTAGTTGGAATTGGAGAGGTCCGCGTTCGGCATGTATTGCTTCATGAAGGCAAAGTATTCCTTCACGCCGGGATCGCTGGCCCATTGCGGGTCCATCGTGTCCTTCTGGTTGCTGGACGAGATCAGGCCGACCGCGTTGTCGAGCCCGGCCGGCTCGAGGAACGAGATCGACGAGGCCGAGGTCGGCACGAAGAGCAGCTCGGGCTTCCAGCCGATCTCGGCCACGCCCTTGACCATCTGCGAGGTGAACTTGCCGAGCACGACGCCGAACAGCACGTCGGCGCCGGAGGCCTTCAGGGTCGAGAGCTGCGAGCTGATCGTCGGCGCGCTGGTCTCGTAGGTCTGCTCCGCCACGATCATGCTGGCGGCCTTCTCGCCGAGCGCGCGCTTGAAGCCGGCGACATAGTCTCGGCCGAAATCGTCGTTCTGGGACAGGATGGCGATCTTCGCGCCAGGCTTCGTGCGCAGCACGTGCTTGGCATAGACCACGCCCTCGGATTCGTAGGCGGCCATGCCGGGCATGGTCCACGCATATTTCTGCGGATCTGCCCATTTCGTCGCGCCCGAGAGCACGAACAGCTGCGGCACCTTCTTGCCGTTGAGGTAGCGCTGCACGGCGCTGTTGGTGGCGGTGCCGAGCGAGCCGAACATCATCAGCACCTCGTCCTGCTCGACCAGCTTGCGGGTCTGCTCCACCGTCTTCGGCGGCGAGTAGGCGTCGTCCAGCGTGATGAACTTGACCTTGCGGCCGTTGATGCCGCCCTCGGCATTGACCTTCTCGAAGAACGCCTCCTGCGTCCGTCCGATCGCGCCGAAGCCCGAGGCCGGGCCGCTATAGGGCAGGGTCTGACCGATCCGGATCTCGTTGCTGCCTTCGGCGCCGGCGGTTCCGGTCGCGAGCGTCAGCAACGACAGGCCGATCAGTGCGGCTGCCAGCTTCATTGTGTCCTCCCGTTGTTCTTGTCCGTCAGTCTGAGCCGTCAGGCGCTGGCGCGCATCAGGAAATCCTGCCGGGCCTGGTCGAACTCGCCCTTGAGCCGGTCGACCAGCTCGGCGACCGGCGGTGCGTCGGTGATCTGGCCGATGCCCTGGCCCGATCCCCAGATGTCGCGCCACGCCTTGGATTTCATGTTGCCGCCGGAGCCGAAATTCATCTTTGATTTGTCGGCGGCCGGGAGATTGTCCGGATCGAGCCCCGCGGCGGCGATTGAGGGTCCCAAGTAATTGCCATGCACGCCGGTGAACAGGTTAGTGTAGACGATATCGTGCGCGGTGTGCTGCGTCAGCGCCAACTTGTAGGCTTCATCGGCATTGGCTTCCTGCGTGGCGATGAAGCGCGTGCCCACATAGGCGAGGTCGGCGCCCAGCGTCAGCGCGGAGGCTATGCCAAAGCCGTCGCTGATCGCGCCCGACAGCAGGATCGCGCCGCCGAACCATTGCTTGACCTCGCGCACCAGCGCGAAGGGCGACAGCGTGCCGGCATGCCCGCCCGCGCCGGCGCAGACCAGTATCAGGCCGTCAACGCCCTGCTCGGCGGCTTTCCGTGCATGCTTGACGTTGATGACGTCGTGGAACACCAGCCCGCCATAGGAATGCGCGGCCTCGACGATCTCGGCCGGCGGCCGCAGCGAGGTGATGATGATGGGCGCCTTGTGCTTCACGCAGGTCTCCATGTCCTTCATCAGCCGGTCGTTGGAGGCGTGGCAGATCTGGTTGACGGCGTAGGGTGCGACCCTTTTGCCGGGATTGCGCGACTTGTATTCGCCAAGCTCGTCCTCGATCCGGCTCAGCCACTCGCCAAGCTTCTCGACCGGACGGGCATTGAGCGCGGGAAACGAGCCGACGATTCCCGCCTTGCACTGGGCGATCACCAGCTCCGGTCCTGAGACGATGAAGAGCGGCGAGCCGACGACGGGCAGCTCCAGATTGTTCTTGAGCAGGGCGGGCAGTGCCATCCGATCCTCCTGACGACGCACGCGTCAACGGCCTGCCGGCCGATGGTGAGCGCTTCCATGTTGATCTGTCGCGCCGGCGGAGTGTCCTCGCCTTGGCGCTTTGACCCCACTATAGGGTTGGACGACGGGCGGGGATCGTTCAATATTGAACAAGCAGGTATTCATGTTTGAACGGAGCCGGCGGTGGATTGGGATCTCTGCAAGACCT
This is a stretch of genomic DNA from Bradyrhizobium sp. CB2312. It encodes these proteins:
- a CDS encoding acyl-CoA synthetase, with translation MIISGERRIGYDEIQARIRRAASGIRALGLVEGAPVAMMLRNDFALFEVVAASAALGSPVVPINWHLKAEEVRYILTDSGAKILVCHADLLPQIRAGLPKDVRLLVVATPPELAATFAVPPQLTQVPAGLTDWDPWRDGHPENQAPPRRAAAMIYTSGTTGMPKGVRRMPMQPEQAAASERVGAIAYGIKPRDNQVVLINGPMYHSAPHSYGMLAFRSGCTIVLQARFDAEELLALIERHRVTHIHMVPTMFVRLLRLPEDVRQCYDLSSLRFVVHGAAPCPSEIKRTMIDWWGPVINEYFGSTETGIPVWHSAEEALKKPGTVGRAIEGGIVKIFRDDGSLCGVNEVGEIYMRQTAVPDFDYHGKAQARAEAGRDGLVSVGDVGYLDEDGYLFLCDRKRDMVISGGVNIYPAEIENVLITMPGVRDCAVFGIPDAEFGERLCACIEPETGAQLSAAAVQAFLRERLANFKVPKEVQFLDALPREATGKIFKRKLRDPYWANRT
- a CDS encoding ABC transporter substrate-binding protein, with translation MKLAAALIGLSLLTLATGTAGAEGSNEIRIGQTLPYSGPASGFGAIGRTQEAFFEKVNAEGGINGRKVKFITLDDAYSPPKTVEQTRKLVEQDEVLMMFGSLGTATNSAVQRYLNGKKVPQLFVLSGATKWADPQKYAWTMPGMAAYESEGVVYAKHVLRTKPGAKIAILSQNDDFGRDYVAGFKRALGEKAASMIVAEQTYETSAPTISSQLSTLKASGADVLFGVVLGKFTSQMVKGVAEIGWKPELLFVPTSASSISFLEPAGLDNAVGLISSSNQKDTMDPQWASDPGVKEYFAFMKQYMPNADLSNSNYAAGYHYATLLMTVLKACKDDFSRGNIMRQAASLKEVKLPLLLPGMSVTTGPDDYLPFQQLQLRRFNGKSWVGFGDVLDDR
- a CDS encoding nitronate monooxygenase family protein — its product is MALPALLKNNLELPVVGSPLFIVSGPELVIAQCKAGIVGSFPALNARPVEKLGEWLSRIEDELGEYKSRNPGKRVAPYAVNQICHASNDRLMKDMETCVKHKAPIIITSLRPPAEIVEAAHSYGGLVFHDVINVKHARKAAEQGVDGLILVCAGAGGHAGTLSPFALVREVKQWFGGAILLSGAISDGFGIASALTLGADLAYVGTRFIATQEANADEAYKLALTQHTAHDIVYTNLFTGVHGNYLGPSIAAAGLDPDNLPAADKSKMNFGSGGNMKSKAWRDIWGSGQGIGQITDAPPVAELVDRLKGEFDQARQDFLMRASA
- a CDS encoding DUF2855 family protein, coding for MTASDFIVARDDFENCKTISTTLPAADALPDDALLVKVDRFAFTANNTTYAVLGDTVKYWELFPAPKGFGNIPVWGFGDVIASRHPNVPVGERLFGYFPMATHLVIEAADVSKRGLRDGAAHRQNVAPVYNAYARVSGDPAYAGKQGDYQALLRPLFMLSFLVDDFLAENDDFGARTVLLSSASSKTAFGLAHLLHARGRKVIGLTSSGNAAFVTSLGCYDEIVTYDRVTSLPSDAPVAFIDMAGNSALRAELHRHFGDQMKCSMRVGLTHRANDAEEAALPGAKPRWFSAPETIRKRAKDWGPGGIERRFSRAWAGFAPTLDRRLTVTESRGPDAVRQVYLDTLKGRIPPEQGHMLSLLG